The DNA sequence CTTGCGGGAAAGAATACCTGAGCTGATGGAAAAGATGATCAAGGGAGTGAGCTCCGCTTTTGGAGCCGAGTGTTCCTTTGAGTACGAAAGAGGATTCCCCCCGGTGGTTAACCATTCTCAGATGGTAGAACTGGTACGCCGGGCTGCCGCAAAAATAGTGGGCAGTAAAAGATGTTTTCCCATTAAGCAGCCTTCCATGGGCGGAGAAGATTTTGCATATTACGTCCAGCGCGTGCCTGGAGCTTTCTTCCACTTAGGAGTTGCTAAAAAAGAAGGCCCGAACTACCCGTGGCATCATCCGCAATTCGATATTGCGGAGGAAGCATTGCCGGTAGGTGCGGCTATACTGGCCCAGATAGCTGTAGATTTTTTAAGACGGCAGGGGTTGAATGAAGAAAGTAATTGAAGTAAGATTTGTAGAGGCACGACAATAAATAATAATAGTAGTAAGGAGATGAGGTTATGCAATTTTCTCCCCCTTTTTTAGCCACTGCCATCGGGAGTTTACCGTACCGTGAGACCTCATCGGCCTTGCAGCTGATAGAGGAGAAACTTCCCGAAATTCCTCACTGGCCTCAACTTCCCAAACGGGGAAAACAAGAGCATTTTGTTTTTCAATACTTGTATCCGTTGGTAGAGATGGGGTTAATTGTGGAAACCGGTGAACGGCAGCCCCATTTTGACAGTTCACAGCCGGATTGGGCCGACCGCCTGACAGAATTTTATACTCTGTACCTGGCGGCGGATGAAGGAGAAAAAGAGGCCCTGGAACGTTTTGCTACTCCCCGTTATGCAGCGGAAGGTTTTTACGCGTTTATAGAAAGATTGGGACAAAAAGGTACGGGGCGGGCCAAGTTTCTTAAAGGCCAGATAGCCGGTCCCCTCACGGTGGCTCTTAACTTACAAGACCAGAAGGGCAAGCCGGCCTATTATGACCCGCAGCTCAGGGATATGGTAGCGAGGGCTTTAGCGGTCCAGGCTCGCTGGCAGGCGGAAAAACTGAAGGCCTTCCGGTTGCCGGTGTTTATATTTGTAGATGACCCGGGGGTTTATGCTTATGGGTCGTCCAGTTTCATAACCGTTACCCGGGATGGGGTAAAGGAAGTTTTAGCGCCTATAGTAGAAGCTATCCGGGCAGCCGGTGCGATTCCGGGAGCCCATTCCTGCACGGGTATTGACTGGTCCCTGTTCATAGAAGCCGGATTCGAAGTTATAAGCTTTGACGCTTACAATTACTTTGATTCGATTGTGGCTTACAGCCAGCAAATCAAACAATTTATGGAAAACGGAGGCGTTCTAGCCTGGGGAATAGTTCCTACTTCTGAGGTTGTTTTGGAAAAAAAAGCTTCTGATTTAGTTGAATTATGGAAAAAGCAAAAGGAAATGTTAACCCAGCGCGGGATTTCGCCTGAGATTCTCACGCGGCAAACCCTCATTACCCCCGCCTGTGGTACCGGAACTTTAACACCTGAAATGGCGGAAAAAATTTACCAGCTAAACGCAGAAGTAGCACGGCAGTTAAGGGGAGACGAGTGAGGCGAGTTTTACTTCATGGCTGAATGGTTAATTTATCAGTTAAAAGATGTTCATCCTCTTTGGCAAGTGTTTTTCCTGTCCATGTTACCGGTAACCGAATTGCGTCTGGCCGTCCCCATAGGAATAGCTTTGGGATTATCTCCCTTAAGCGTCCTACTGGTGGCTCTGGCCGGAAATTTTGTGCCAGTAATTCCTTTGCTGTGTTTGTTAGAGCCATGGTCACGCTGGCTCAGCAGGTACAGTTTTTTTGAAAGATTACTGGCGGTTCTTTTTAAACGCACGCGACAGAAAGGGGAAAAAATTCAAAAATACGGATCGCTAGGTCTTCTGCTGTTCGTTGGCATACCGGCTCCCGGAACAGGGGTATGGACAGGATGCCTGTTGGCTTTTCTTTTAGGTATAAGATTTCGTTACGCTTTTCCCGCCATTGTAGGCGGTATGGTTTTGGCAGGATTGGTGGTGGTCGTTGCCAGCGTCGGAGCTTTCAAACTGGCAGCATACAATATCTGGTTATTGCTAGGGGTAGTGGCAGGTGTGATAATGGTCGTGGTTCTGAGCGGTCGCAGGCGCTGATGGAAAAAGGAGGAGAAAACGGTGTACGAATATGTGGGCAACCTTCATGTCCACTCTTGCTATTCCGATGGGTCTGCCACCATACCCGAGATAGCTGAAGCGGCCCGGAAGGCGGGAATTGATCTGGTAGGCATTAACGACCACCAGACTTTGGAGGGGCTGAAAAACGGTGAAGAAGGCTGGTACGGGGATGTGCTAGTACTGGTGGGGATGGAAAGCAATGACCGTTACCACCATTATCTCTCTTACGGCGTTTACGAAGAAGTGGCAAATAATACCGAGGAGCCCCAACAGGTAATCGATGCCGTTAACCGGCAGGGGGGTATTGGTTTTCTAGCGCACCCTTATGAGAAAGGAAGTCCTTACCTTTTCAAGGGGCACGCTTACGTGTGGCAGGACTGGCGGGTTAAAGACTATACTGGTCTCGCTATCTGGAACTATTGTTCCCAGTGGAGAGACGGTATTACATCCCCTTTTCGAGGTGCTTATCTGTTGTTCAATCCCAATGCGGCCATTACCGGTCCTTATCCGGAAGTTTTGGCCCGTTGGGATGAACTTTGTCAGAAGCGTAAAGTAGTAGGTATCGGTACTTCTGATGCCCACGCGGTTAAGCCCCGGATTGGACCTTTCCAACTAACTGTTTTTCCTTATGAATTTTTATTTCGAACGGTTAACACCCATTTGCTAGTACCCCAAGCATTGACTAAAAACTTGGAACGAGACAAGCAGCTTGTTTACGACAGTCTTCGAGCGGGACATTGTTTTATAGCTTTTGATTTTTATCACTGGGCCCGTGGTTTCCGTTTGGAAGCTGATAATGGCGCGGATCAGGTGATCATGGGGGATGAAATTTCTTTGCGCGATAAAGTTACCTTACGGGTGAGACTGCCACTACGAGCT is a window from the Calderihabitans maritimus genome containing:
- a CDS encoding COG2426 family protein codes for the protein MAEWLIYQLKDVHPLWQVFFLSMLPVTELRLAVPIGIALGLSPLSVLLVALAGNFVPVIPLLCLLEPWSRWLSRYSFFERLLAVLFKRTRQKGEKIQKYGSLGLLLFVGIPAPGTGVWTGCLLAFLLGIRFRYAFPAIVGGMVLAGLVVVVASVGAFKLAAYNIWLLLGVVAGVIMVVVLSGRRR
- a CDS encoding CehA/McbA family metallohydrolase, coding for MYEYVGNLHVHSCYSDGSATIPEIAEAARKAGIDLVGINDHQTLEGLKNGEEGWYGDVLVLVGMESNDRYHHYLSYGVYEEVANNTEEPQQVIDAVNRQGGIGFLAHPYEKGSPYLFKGHAYVWQDWRVKDYTGLAIWNYCSQWRDGITSPFRGAYLLFNPNAAITGPYPEVLARWDELCQKRKVVGIGTSDAHAVKPRIGPFQLTVFPYEFLFRTVNTHLLVPQALTKNLERDKQLVYDSLRAGHCFIAFDFYHWARGFRLEADNGADQVIMGDEISLRDKVTLRVRLPLRARVRLVWNGKAIGEETAQEVIYTCKKPGVYRVEVFGWRRFAWRPWIFSNPVYIRS